The following proteins are co-located in the Aurantiacibacter atlanticus genome:
- a CDS encoding thioredoxin domain-containing protein: MTTPRRLLLASLTAPLALALSACSDSSEGGEIAEGEAIAPIAAPDGQEWTDIVTVSEYDGYVLGNPDAPIKVIEYGSLTCGACAVFAQNGAEPLKEDYVSTGVVSFELRNQVHNVFDMTLARLTRCSAPESFHALSDQVWANFDTIMAGAQEGGQALQAAGEPPEGQLYIAIAEAAGFFEFFAARGISRDQGAACLADTASIQAIGERSDEQSEELGVTGTPTFFINGSKLDGISWDVLEPALQRAGARTE, from the coding sequence ATGACCACACCGCGCCGCCTCCTCCTTGCTTCTCTTACCGCGCCTCTCGCACTCGCGCTTTCCGCTTGCAGCGATAGCAGCGAAGGCGGTGAAATCGCGGAGGGTGAGGCAATCGCGCCCATCGCTGCACCAGATGGACAGGAATGGACCGACATCGTTACTGTCAGCGAATATGATGGTTATGTGCTCGGCAACCCCGACGCACCGATCAAGGTCATCGAATATGGCTCGCTCACCTGCGGTGCCTGTGCAGTTTTCGCCCAGAACGGGGCAGAGCCGCTGAAAGAAGATTATGTCAGCACGGGCGTGGTTTCCTTCGAACTGCGCAATCAGGTGCACAATGTCTTCGACATGACACTGGCCCGCCTGACCCGTTGCAGCGCCCCTGAAAGCTTCCATGCACTGTCCGATCAGGTCTGGGCCAATTTCGACACGATCATGGCGGGCGCGCAAGAAGGCGGACAGGCATTGCAGGCTGCGGGTGAACCGCCTGAAGGCCAATTGTATATTGCCATTGCCGAAGCTGCCGGTTTCTTCGAATTTTTCGCCGCACGCGGGATCAGCCGCGATCAGGGTGCTGCCTGTCTTGCTGACACCGCATCGATTCAGGCCATCGGTGAACGTTCTGACGAACAGAGTGAGGAATTGGGCGTGACCGGAACGCCAACCTTCTTCATCAACGGATCGAAGTTGGACGGCATTTCCTGGGACGTCCTCGAACCCGCCTTGCAACGCGCCGGCGCGCGGACCGAGTAG
- a CDS encoding DsbA family protein, with product MKGLVFASLLMAAPMAAFSTAPAAAQNWNLEVEETATGYRVGDPEAPLQLIEFVSYTCSHCADFERDAEAELRYFYVHEGHAALEVRPFIRNPIDVAATLAAQCGDDAKFFGNHSAILHAQDNWLPIAQEISAAQQARWNSGAVSSRMRAIASDLDFYELMERRGYSMSQLDVCLSDETRARAITDASAANIAEFNVPGTPSFALNGTLLDGVHSWPALQQALSAARSAPVSSAE from the coding sequence ATGAAGGGCCTGGTTTTCGCAAGCCTGTTGATGGCAGCACCAATGGCGGCATTCAGCACCGCCCCGGCTGCTGCACAGAACTGGAATCTTGAAGTTGAAGAGACCGCTACCGGCTACCGTGTCGGCGATCCTGAAGCGCCGCTGCAATTGATCGAATTTGTCAGTTACACCTGCTCGCATTGCGCTGATTTCGAAAGGGATGCAGAAGCGGAACTGCGCTATTTCTACGTCCATGAAGGCCATGCTGCATTGGAAGTGCGCCCCTTTATTCGCAATCCTATCGACGTGGCTGCAACGCTGGCGGCACAATGCGGCGACGATGCCAAGTTTTTCGGCAATCACAGCGCCATCTTGCATGCGCAGGACAATTGGCTGCCGATCGCGCAGGAAATATCTGCCGCCCAGCAGGCCCGCTGGAATTCAGGCGCCGTATCCTCACGCATGCGGGCGATTGCCAGCGATCTGGACTTTTACGAACTGATGGAACGGCGCGGCTATTCCATGTCGCAGCTTGATGTCTGCCTTTCGGATGAGACACGCGCCCGCGCCATCACCGACGCCTCAGCCGCCAATATCGCTGAATTCAATGTGCCCGGCACACCCAGTTTTGCGCTTAATGGCACCTTGCTTGATGGAGTTCACAGCTGGCCCGCTCTTCAGCAGGCGTTGTCGGCAGCACGCTCCGCGCCCGTTTCGAGCGCGGAATAA
- a CDS encoding DUF721 domain-containing protein, whose product MERQDEPKSGKSPARRPRKTAKPYERPRGGPARPVADLVPQIGRAAFRRFGFVQSTVVTRWPEIVGPIHAKVCSPESIRFPPGEKSDGILQLVVLPAHATLIQHVIPEILERVNRFFGYKAVARVKMRQGAVKPPPAGDKRSAPPSLKPIPMDLGEGLRDIGDPELRAVLESLARSVANKEDDEK is encoded by the coding sequence ATGGAACGTCAGGATGAACCAAAATCGGGGAAGAGCCCCGCCAGGCGCCCGCGCAAGACGGCCAAGCCTTATGAGCGGCCACGCGGCGGGCCTGCGCGGCCCGTGGCGGACCTTGTTCCGCAGATCGGGCGCGCGGCGTTCCGCCGGTTTGGTTTTGTGCAAAGCACCGTGGTTACCCGCTGGCCTGAAATTGTCGGCCCCATCCATGCCAAGGTCTGCTCTCCCGAAAGCATCCGTTTCCCACCGGGCGAGAAAAGCGACGGCATTCTGCAACTGGTTGTGCTGCCTGCCCATGCCACACTGATCCAGCATGTGATCCCCGAAATATTGGAGCGTGTGAACCGCTTTTTCGGTTATAAGGCGGTCGCCAGGGTGAAGATGCGGCAAGGTGCGGTTAAGCCGCCACCTGCTGGAGATAAACGTAGCGCGCCACCTTCGCTCAAGCCAATTCCCATGGACCTTGGCGAAGGCTTGCGTGATATTGGCGATCCTGAACTGCGCGCTGTATTGGAATCTCTCGCCCGTTCTGTGGCGAATAAGGAGGATGACGAGAAATGA
- the mutY gene encoding A/G-specific adenine glycosylase, producing the protein MLPCHRRGVSATISTLLLDWYDGHARALPWRAVPGGALPDPYRVWLSEVMLQQTTVAAVKPYFAKFIERWPTVEALAAAPEEEVMAAWAGLGYYSRARNLVKCAAKVTEMGGFPDDEVALRRLPGLGDYTAAAVAAIAFGQRAVVVDANVERVAARLFAVEEPLPGARKTIREHADAITPEARPGDFAQAMMDLGATLCTARDAKCLLCPLRESCAGYARGNPQLLPVKTKKKPKPRRAGTAFWIERDKAVWLVKRPGKGLLGGMRALPDDGWTARGDGDGEAPLSGGWQGAGVVRHVFTHFELELGVAIHAGDPAMPEDTGEWWPLERLEEAGLPTLFAKAAQLVLANRE; encoded by the coding sequence ATGCTCCCATGCCATAGGCGCGGCGTGTCCGCCACCATCTCCACACTGCTTCTTGACTGGTATGACGGCCATGCGCGCGCTCTGCCGTGGCGCGCAGTGCCGGGTGGTGCGCTGCCAGACCCATATCGCGTATGGCTTTCAGAAGTGATGCTGCAACAGACCACCGTAGCTGCGGTGAAGCCCTATTTCGCCAAATTCATAGAACGATGGCCCACGGTGGAGGCACTGGCCGCCGCGCCGGAGGAAGAGGTGATGGCCGCCTGGGCCGGACTGGGCTATTACAGCCGCGCCCGCAATCTGGTGAAATGCGCAGCCAAAGTCACGGAAATGGGCGGCTTTCCCGATGATGAGGTAGCATTGCGAAGACTGCCGGGCCTTGGCGATTATACCGCAGCGGCGGTGGCTGCGATTGCCTTCGGCCAGCGCGCCGTGGTGGTGGATGCCAATGTAGAGCGGGTGGCGGCACGGCTTTTCGCGGTGGAGGAACCGTTGCCGGGCGCGCGCAAGACCATTCGCGAACATGCAGACGCTATCACGCCCGAAGCGCGGCCCGGCGATTTTGCGCAGGCGATGATGGATCTGGGGGCAACGCTGTGCACGGCACGCGACGCCAAATGCCTGCTGTGCCCGCTGCGTGAAAGCTGTGCAGGCTATGCCAGGGGTAATCCGCAGCTTCTGCCAGTCAAGACGAAGAAAAAGCCGAAGCCGCGCCGTGCAGGCACCGCTTTCTGGATTGAACGGGACAAAGCGGTGTGGCTGGTGAAGCGCCCCGGCAAGGGTCTGCTTGGAGGCATGCGCGCATTGCCCGATGATGGCTGGACGGCGCGCGGAGATGGGGACGGAGAAGCGCCGCTATCGGGCGGCTGGCAGGGCGCTGGCGTGGTGCGACACGTGTTCACCCATTTTGAGCTGGAGCTGGGCGTTGCGATCCATGCTGGCGATCCTGCAATGCCTGAAGACACGGGCGAGTGGTGGCCGTTGGAAAGGCTGGAAGAGGCCGGCCTTCCTACGCTGTTTGCCAAGGCTGCACAATTGGTGCTCGCCAACAGGGAGTGA
- a CDS encoding serine hydrolase domain-containing protein, with amino-acid sequence MTSTILNSTVSRRDALRGASVLGGGAALGSLPFSSLAFAKGDPAAQWPGVARFIRSYVDQRKVSGMVAALGFAEAEPAFISAGARMFGNSGSVGPDTLYRIYSMTKPVTGMATMICIDDGLIGLDQPLHEILPAFRNMRVQKVYDGPITADNLEPAARPITIRHLLTHTAGLGYASVSQNGPLSDAYTRRGLLPGAVSNMELVKSFFGGETTDSLADFADGLAEMPLVYQPGTRWSYSVATDLLGRVIEVVSGQPFDQYMQDRILTPCGMTSTGFRVAREDAGRLTANYFLLGGMPVPIDLPNSSVFLDEPAFPFGGAGLVSTARDYDRFLQMIAGRGEIGGHRVMSEAAVQLGTSDLFPETLAPNGGFSNGERSFGFGAAGLVGRGDAAGLFGWFGAAGTVGLVNTTYGLRQTLMTQYMPAENYDIQGRFPQVVAEDAMRMLAS; translated from the coding sequence ATGACCAGCACTATCCTGAACTCCACCGTTTCCCGCCGTGATGCACTTCGCGGTGCAAGCGTGCTGGGTGGCGGTGCCGCGCTTGGCAGCCTGCCGTTTTCGTCACTTGCCTTTGCGAAGGGCGATCCGGCAGCGCAATGGCCCGGCGTGGCGCGCTTTATCCGATCCTATGTCGATCAGCGCAAGGTATCGGGCATGGTTGCAGCACTGGGTTTTGCAGAGGCGGAACCTGCATTTATTTCTGCTGGCGCCCGCATGTTCGGCAATTCGGGATCGGTGGGGCCGGATACGCTGTATCGCATATATTCCATGACCAAGCCTGTCACCGGCATGGCAACCATGATATGCATCGATGACGGGCTTATCGGTCTTGATCAGCCATTGCATGAAATCCTGCCTGCGTTCCGCAATATGCGCGTGCAAAAGGTTTACGATGGACCGATCACGGCAGACAATCTGGAGCCTGCCGCAAGGCCTATCACCATCCGCCATTTGCTTACCCACACCGCAGGACTGGGCTATGCGTCCGTTTCCCAGAACGGACCGCTGAGCGATGCCTATACCCGCCGCGGCCTGCTGCCGGGCGCGGTTAGCAATATGGAATTGGTGAAATCCTTCTTCGGTGGAGAAACAACCGATAGCCTCGCCGATTTTGCCGATGGCCTTGCCGAAATGCCGCTGGTCTATCAGCCGGGCACAAGGTGGAGCTATTCGGTGGCGACCGATCTTCTCGGACGGGTGATCGAAGTGGTCAGCGGCCAGCCATTCGACCAATATATGCAGGATAGAATTCTTACCCCCTGCGGCATGACGTCCACCGGTTTTCGCGTGGCGCGCGAAGATGCTGGAAGGCTGACGGCAAATTATTTCCTGCTTGGCGGAATGCCAGTGCCGATCGACCTGCCCAACAGCTCCGTATTCCTAGATGAACCCGCTTTTCCGTTTGGCGGGGCAGGGCTGGTTTCCACCGCGCGCGATTATGATCGCTTCCTGCAAATGATTGCCGGTCGCGGCGAGATTGGCGGACACCGTGTGATGAGCGAGGCGGCAGTGCAGCTGGGCACGTCTGACCTGTTCCCCGAAACACTCGCCCCCAATGGCGGCTTCAGCAATGGAGAGCGCAGCTTTGGCTTTGGCGCTGCCGGACTGGTGGGCAGGGGCGATGCGGCAGGGCTGTTCGGCTGGTTTGGCGCAGCAGGCACCGTTGGCCTCGTCAACACGACCTATGGCCTGCGCCAGACGCTGATGACGCAATATATGCCCGCTGAAAATTATGATATACAGGGGCGTTTTCCGCAGGTTGTGGCAGAGGATGCCATGCGGATGCTGGCGTCCTGA
- the nudC gene encoding NAD(+) diphosphatase codes for MARGGRPTPRVALTGHGLDRDDHTRANPAKLAEMRARADARLLALDGVLPVVDGNALTFTNLDTVPDDAELVFIGLKDGAPIFARVGAHGDARHALDQAEARALIMSLEERDLAIYAGARSLVDWHARHRFCPNCGKSTRIAKGGWERDCDKVSGGCGAPHFPRTDPVAIMLVEHDGDLLLGRNTRFPPRSYSALAGFIEPGESLEEAVSRETLEEAGVEVRDVSYVASQPWPFPSQLMIGCHGFATSRVLTIDKTELDDARWFTRAQVAESLERGREAESFVPPPHQAIAYTLLAWWLEHC; via the coding sequence ATGGCGCGGGGAGGGCGGCCTACGCCGCGCGTTGCCCTTACTGGACACGGGCTGGATCGTGACGATCACACACGGGCCAATCCCGCAAAGCTTGCCGAAATGCGTGCTCGCGCTGATGCGCGCCTGCTAGCGCTTGATGGTGTACTGCCTGTCGTTGACGGCAATGCGCTGACCTTTACCAACCTCGACACGGTTCCCGATGATGCGGAACTGGTGTTTATCGGACTTAAGGACGGCGCACCGATTTTTGCCCGAGTCGGTGCGCATGGCGATGCACGCCATGCACTAGATCAGGCAGAGGCGCGCGCGCTGATCATGTCCCTGGAAGAACGGGATCTGGCGATATATGCAGGGGCGCGCAGCCTGGTGGATTGGCACGCACGCCATCGCTTCTGCCCCAATTGCGGCAAATCAACCAGAATTGCCAAGGGCGGATGGGAACGCGATTGTGACAAGGTTTCAGGGGGTTGCGGCGCTCCGCATTTCCCCCGCACCGATCCGGTGGCAATTATGCTGGTGGAACATGATGGCGATCTTCTTCTCGGTCGCAATACCCGCTTTCCGCCGCGCAGCTATTCCGCGCTTGCCGGATTTATCGAGCCGGGTGAAAGCCTTGAAGAAGCTGTCTCGCGCGAAACGCTGGAAGAAGCGGGCGTGGAAGTGCGCGATGTGAGCTATGTGGCCAGCCAGCCATGGCCATTCCCGTCGCAATTGATGATCGGCTGTCACGGCTTTGCAACCAGTCGCGTCCTCACCATCGATAAAACCGAATTGGACGATGCGCGATGGTTCACCCGCGCACAGGTGGCAGAATCGCTGGAGCGCGGGCGTGAAGCGGAAAGCTTCGTCCCGCCGCCGCATCAGGCCATTGCCTATACGCTGTTAGCATGGTGGCTGGAACATTGTTGA
- a CDS encoding DUF1489 family protein: MSLNLTKIAFGAKDFADIEQWYAGRSSFKVNTRYRPTRWEETIGGSLFWIHEHNIVARSQILEYEQQDNGRWWIVIEPRLVRVLPQPKRAHQGWRYLKGKPPRDLDEGEEIGDLIPGKLAGKLSRLGLI, translated from the coding sequence ATGTCGCTCAATCTGACCAAGATCGCTTTTGGCGCGAAGGATTTCGCCGATATCGAGCAATGGTATGCCGGGCGCAGCAGCTTCAAGGTCAATACGCGCTACCGTCCGACTCGCTGGGAAGAGACGATTGGCGGCTCGCTGTTCTGGATTCACGAGCACAATATCGTCGCCCGTTCGCAAATTCTTGAATACGAACAGCAGGATAATGGCCGTTGGTGGATTGTGATAGAACCACGCCTTGTTCGCGTCCTGCCGCAACCAAAGCGCGCACATCAGGGCTGGCGCTATCTCAAGGGCAAGCCTCCACGCGATCTGGATGAAGGCGAGGAAATCGGCGATCTGATCCCCGGCAAACTCGCTGGCAAGCTATCCCGTCTGGGATTGATTTAG
- the mgtE gene encoding magnesium transporter, with protein sequence MAETDLEDMESRTLEPNDRVQGEGEQFDEENRLKPEFVRQIRDALYDDIDDSVYDLVEPLHPADIADLLELLDRDERRDLASAITDLMSGEVIAELNDYVREDMIEALPPEAVADIVGQLETDDAVQLIEDLDIPDQLAILAEIEPGGRAAIENALAYPEESAGRLMQRELVAVPDSMSVGDLIDYLRNNDDLITDFWEIFVIDHRFHPVGTCQLSWILRTPRDIALTDVMKRDQTLIPVDMDQEEVALRFQKYALISAAVVDESGRLVGQLTVDDIVHIISEEAGEDALLMSGAGDGDINEPLRDAYSSRVRWLVANLGTAVVASAIIAFFGAAIEQLVALAVLMPIVASIGGNAGTQTMAVTVRAIAMNQLTRSNTKRILMRELKVALMNGATIAVLIGIATSLIFNPQLGGVIAAAMIINIIVSGMAGVMVPVAFERLDQDPAVASSVFVTMITDSMGFFAFLGLAVAVGLAG encoded by the coding sequence ATGGCCGAGACTGATCTTGAGGACATGGAAAGCCGCACGCTTGAACCCAATGATCGGGTTCAGGGCGAAGGCGAGCAGTTCGATGAGGAAAACCGTCTCAAGCCGGAATTCGTGCGGCAGATTCGTGACGCGCTGTATGACGACATAGATGATAGCGTCTACGATCTCGTAGAGCCGCTGCATCCCGCCGATATCGCCGATCTGCTCGAGCTGCTCGACCGCGATGAACGACGTGACCTTGCCTCTGCCATAACCGATCTGATGAGCGGCGAAGTCATTGCCGAGCTCAATGATTATGTTCGCGAGGATATGATCGAAGCGCTGCCGCCCGAAGCGGTGGCCGATATCGTCGGCCAGCTGGAAACCGATGATGCGGTGCAGCTGATCGAGGATCTCGACATCCCCGACCAGCTCGCCATCCTCGCCGAGATTGAGCCGGGCGGCCGTGCGGCCATCGAGAACGCGCTCGCCTATCCGGAAGAAAGCGCCGGCCGCCTGATGCAGCGCGAATTGGTCGCGGTGCCGGACAGCATGAGTGTGGGGGATCTGATAGATTATTTGCGCAACAATGATGATCTCATCACTGATTTCTGGGAAATCTTCGTAATCGATCACCGTTTCCATCCGGTTGGCACCTGCCAGCTCAGCTGGATTTTGCGGACCCCGCGCGACATTGCGCTGACCGATGTGATGAAGCGTGACCAGACGCTGATCCCGGTCGATATGGATCAGGAAGAAGTCGCGCTCCGGTTCCAGAAATATGCCCTGATTTCCGCTGCGGTCGTTGATGAAAGCGGCAGGCTGGTTGGCCAGCTGACAGTCGATGACATCGTCCACATCATCTCCGAAGAAGCGGGTGAAGATGCCCTGCTGATGAGCGGTGCAGGCGATGGCGATATTAATGAGCCGTTGCGTGATGCCTATTCCTCTCGCGTGCGCTGGCTGGTCGCCAATCTCGGGACGGCCGTGGTTGCATCGGCGATTATCGCCTTTTTCGGTGCGGCAATTGAACAGCTCGTCGCGCTGGCGGTACTGATGCCTATCGTGGCGAGCATCGGCGGCAATGCGGGCACGCAAACGATGGCGGTCACGGTACGCGCCATCGCGATGAATCAGCTGACCCGTTCGAACACCAAACGTATTCTCATGCGCGAACTCAAAGTGGCGCTGATGAATGGCGCGACCATTGCCGTGCTGATCGGGATAGCCACATCGCTTATCTTCAATCCGCAATTGGGCGGTGTTATTGCTGCGGCCATGATCATCAACATCATTGTGTCAGGCATGGCGGGCGTGATGGTGCCGGTTGCTTTCGAACGGCTCGATCAGGACCCGGCGGTCGCTTCCAGCGTATTCGTGACGATGATAACCGATTCGATGGGTTTCTTCGCATTCCTCGGCCTGGCGGTGGCTGTCGGGTTGGCCGGCTGA
- a CDS encoding peptidylprolyl isomerase codes for MADEKLTFTLDCGDGRGGDVVIKLRPDLAPGHVARITELAKEGFYDGVVFHRVIPGFMAQGGDPTGTGMSGSDKPNLPQEFNDLKHSRGVCSMARTQDPNSANSQFFICLDDASFLDRQYTAWGEVESGMDHVDALPKGEPPANPGTITKATVS; via the coding sequence ATGGCCGACGAAAAACTCACCTTCACGCTCGATTGCGGAGACGGAAGGGGCGGCGATGTCGTCATCAAGCTGCGTCCTGACCTTGCACCGGGCCACGTAGCGCGCATTACCGAACTTGCCAAAGAAGGCTTCTATGATGGCGTGGTCTTCCACCGCGTGATCCCCGGCTTCATGGCACAGGGCGGCGATCCGACCGGCACCGGGATGAGCGGTTCAGACAAGCCCAATCTCCCGCAGGAATTCAACGATCTCAAGCATTCGCGCGGCGTATGCTCAATGGCCCGGACACAGGATCCGAACAGTGCCAACAGCCAGTTCTTCATCTGCCTCGATGATGCCAGCTTCCTGGATCGCCAGTATACTGCATGGGGCGAAGTGGAAAGCGGCATGGACCATGTCGATGCGCTGCCCAAGGGCGAACCACCTGCCAATCCCGGCACAATCACCAAGGCGACGGTTTCCTGA